Genomic window (Chloroflexota bacterium):
CAGCACATGGTCCCGGCCTACCATCTGTCCATCGAAAACCCCTTCGCCCCATACCCGGGCCGACTTGAGGCCCTCAACGAAATCCTTGTGTACCTGGGCAGCAAACTCTTCGACAGTCCCGCCCCGCGTTAACACAAAGGGTGCCGTGAAATCAGGATCCTTTCCCGGTGGCTTCGAGTAGACCCGCATGAGCTCCAGCCGGTCATAAATGACCTGCTTCAATGTCTCAAGACTCGCTTCAACCTGCGTAGAGACAGGTGCAAAGTGCCACTCGTCCCCCAGCAGTTCGCGAAGCACCTCGCAATCCCCGGTCCCGTTGGCATCATCACATTTATTGACGACCACAACCATCGGTTTGAACACAACCCCTCGCGGGTTGTCCACCCGGTCGCGCTGGTGCTCCGAAACGATCTTTCGTTCCTGCAACAACGCGATGGTATCCTGGAACTGTTCGATGGGATAAGCCTGAAGATCGACGACGACCAGCAAGAGGTCGGCGTTCCTGATAAGATTCCACAGGTCGGCCTCGACAAAATCCCCGGTGACCGGCGGCGTATCGACCAGTTGAATCTGTACATTATCGACGAGCATCATGCCAGGCGAAGGAGTCCAGGTCGTATAGGGAGAGGGGGAAATGTGCGGCGAGGCATTGGTCAGCGCGGCCACCAGCGAGGATTTACCGACGTTGGGCGCGCCGATGATGGCAACTTGACTCGCCCCCTCCTTTTCCACCACAAAGGCGGAAACCTGCTTACTGACCCCTTTTTTGCCCTGAGCGGCCGACTTCAGCTTGGAAAGCCGTTTGCGCAGATCGGCTCTGAGCTTATCGGTGCCCTTGTGTTTGGGGATCGTGCTGATGAGATCCTCGAGGGTTGTTATCTTCGCCTCGGGGGTCTGAGCAGCTTTATAGTGCTCTTCGGCCTCGTAATATTCCGCAGGAAGATTGGTAGGCATGATGATGCTGGGCAGTCATCTCCAGCCTGAGGCGCAGAGGCGACAGTGTTTACGAGCGGCGCTGCGCCAGGCTGACGTAGTAGAGTAACTGCAGAATGCTGGTTAGCCATCTGGATCTAGCCTGTCGCAACGGACCACATCCGACTCTGGCAAGCACGACACTCGTGCCAGATTACCCTGAATTTTACGCTGACTCGCTGTTCTGTGCAAGTCTTGATCGGAAAAATGGATTCTTCGAGATTATCTGGTTTGAAACGGCGGGCACACAGAGCTTTCCATTTTGACACCAGTTGGGACCCGGGGTATCCTA
Coding sequences:
- a CDS encoding TGS domain-containing protein, whose translation is MPTNLPAEYYEAEEHYKAAQTPEAKITTLEDLISTIPKHKGTDKLRADLRKRLSKLKSAAQGKKGVSKQVSAFVVEKEGASQVAIIGAPNVGKSSLVAALTNASPHISPSPYTTWTPSPGMMLVDNVQIQLVDTPPVTGDFVEADLWNLIRNADLLLVVVDLQAYPIEQFQDTIALLQERKIVSEHQRDRVDNPRGVVFKPMVVVVNKCDDANGTGDCEVLRELLGDEWHFAPVSTQVEASLETLKQVIYDRLELMRVYSKPPGKDPDFTAPFVLTRGGTVEEFAAQVHKDFVEGLKSARVWGEGVFDGQMVGRDHVLHEGDVVELRI